The proteins below come from a single Prolixibacter sp. NT017 genomic window:
- the mobB gene encoding conjugal transfer protein MobB has product MVAKINIGSSLFGALSYNQEKVDAGEAKILCSNKVLLPTDKSLTLAFCMRSFENQLPKDIKTEKPVIHISLNPHPDDNLSDGQLSTIAQEYLDKMGYGNQPFVVYKHEDIDRRHIHIVSLRVDENGKKINDKFEFRRSKETTNELERKYGPLPADKLSRTETPQLPIVDYKKGNIKKPIANLTKELAASYRFQSIGEYKTLLSLHNIGLEEVKGEFDGKPYHGIVYFALDKKGRKKGQPIKASLINEKVGAEYLKKRCGYNTQSIKKARLKETTRPVIETVLRISKTREQFARQLQKQGIDVVFRENQDGRIYGVTFIDHNQHTALNGSRYGKAFSANALNEKFRQETSQNTLFESPEIRNKEEGAANGIFSFIDFTGQGENYEEEAFIRRMKRKRKRK; this is encoded by the coding sequence ATGGTTGCAAAAATAAACATTGGTAGTTCTTTGTTCGGGGCTTTGTCTTATAACCAGGAGAAAGTGGATGCGGGGGAAGCCAAAATTCTTTGTTCAAACAAAGTGCTTTTGCCCACAGACAAATCCCTGACCCTGGCGTTTTGCATGAGAAGTTTTGAAAACCAGCTGCCCAAAGACATCAAAACGGAAAAGCCTGTTATTCATATTTCGCTGAACCCACACCCGGATGATAACCTTAGTGACGGACAACTTTCCACCATTGCGCAGGAGTATCTGGATAAAATGGGGTACGGCAACCAGCCTTTTGTGGTATATAAACATGAAGATATTGACCGCCGCCATATCCATATCGTATCGCTGAGGGTTGATGAAAACGGCAAAAAAATCAATGATAAATTTGAGTTCAGACGGAGTAAGGAAACAACAAATGAATTGGAACGGAAATACGGGCCGCTCCCTGCTGATAAACTAAGCCGCACTGAAACACCGCAACTCCCAATAGTCGATTACAAAAAGGGAAATATCAAGAAGCCAATTGCCAACCTTACCAAAGAACTAGCCGCTTCATACCGGTTTCAAAGCATCGGGGAATATAAAACACTTTTGTCGCTCCACAATATTGGTTTGGAAGAAGTCAAAGGTGAGTTTGACGGCAAACCCTATCACGGCATTGTTTATTTTGCTTTGGATAAAAAAGGGCGAAAAAAAGGCCAGCCGATTAAAGCATCTCTTATCAACGAAAAGGTAGGTGCTGAGTATTTGAAAAAACGTTGTGGCTACAATACACAATCCATCAAAAAAGCCAGACTAAAAGAAACTACGAGGCCGGTTATTGAAACTGTTTTGCGCATATCAAAAACACGGGAACAATTTGCACGGCAACTTCAGAAACAGGGCATTGATGTAGTATTCCGGGAAAACCAGGACGGACGTATTTACGGTGTGACTTTTATCGACCACAACCAGCATACGGCGCTTAACGGTTCCCGTTACGGCAAGGCATTTTCAGCCAATGCCCTTAATGAAAAATTCAGGCAGGAAACTTCCCAAAATACTCTCTTTGAAAGCCCTGAAATAAGGAACAAAGAAGAAGGGGCCGCAAACGGAATCTTCTCATTTATCGATTTCACCGGACAGGGGGAAAATTACGAAGAAGAAGCTTTTATCCGCCGGATGAAACGAAAAAGAAAACGCAAATAA
- the mobA gene encoding conjugal transfer protein MobA, whose amino-acid sequence MVKAERKYKGGRKPKPDPVVANYTVRFNAVDHARFLALFEKSGMKTKAHFIAARVFDERFKVIQINKAEQDYYSKLSTFYSQFRAVGVNYNQVVKAFNTHFTEKKALAALYKLEKLTIEFIRLNRQIIELTQKYEQQWLQK is encoded by the coding sequence ATGGTTAAAGCTGAAAGAAAATACAAAGGAGGGCGCAAGCCCAAACCTGACCCGGTTGTGGCAAACTACACGGTCAGGTTTAATGCTGTGGACCATGCCCGTTTTTTGGCATTGTTTGAAAAATCGGGGATGAAAACCAAAGCCCATTTTATTGCCGCCCGTGTTTTTGATGAAAGATTTAAGGTAATCCAAATCAACAAGGCCGAACAGGATTATTACAGCAAACTAAGCACCTTTTACAGCCAGTTCCGGGCTGTTGGGGTCAATTATAATCAGGTGGTAAAAGCCTTCAATACGCATTTTACCGAAAAAAAGGCGTTGGCTGCACTCTATAAACTGGAAAAACTGACCATTGAATTTATCCGCCTAAACCGGCAAATCATCGAACTCACCCAAAAATACGAACAACAATGGTTGCAAAAATAA
- a CDS encoding ParA family protein, with protein sequence MEKQMNKPLFMAYATQKGGVGKTTFTVLTASYLHYEKGLNVLVVDCDYPQYSILQMREREIETVSEDRQLKTLAYEQFTRLDKKAYPILKASADSAMDIVKEFLGQTKETIDLVLYDVPGTVNTSGMYKLLSEMDVFLVPISADRVVLESSLNFARAISEMVKDNPQKQLYLFWNLVDKREKTALYDIYSKGIANLKLPLLKTRVPDSKRYRKEILGAGQRPFRSTLFPPDKQVARGSNIVELLNEITGNLKL encoded by the coding sequence ATGGAAAAACAAATGAACAAACCATTATTTATGGCTTATGCCACCCAGAAAGGTGGTGTTGGCAAAACAACTTTTACCGTATTAACTGCAAGTTATCTCCATTATGAGAAAGGGTTAAATGTATTGGTAGTGGATTGCGATTACCCGCAATACAGTATCCTTCAAATGCGGGAACGGGAAATAGAAACCGTTTCAGAGGATAGGCAGCTAAAAACCCTTGCTTATGAACAGTTTACCCGGTTGGATAAAAAAGCTTATCCAATTTTAAAGGCTTCCGCCGATTCTGCGATGGACATTGTGAAAGAATTTCTTGGACAGACAAAAGAAACAATTGACCTGGTATTGTACGATGTTCCGGGCACCGTCAACACCTCAGGGATGTATAAATTATTGTCAGAGATGGATGTATTTCTTGTTCCCATAAGCGCCGACCGGGTGGTGCTCGAAAGCAGCCTTAATTTCGCCAGGGCAATCAGTGAAATGGTTAAGGATAACCCCCAAAAGCAGTTGTACCTGTTTTGGAACCTTGTCGATAAGCGGGAGAAAACGGCTTTATACGATATTTACTCCAAAGGCATTGCAAACCTGAAATTGCCCCTGTTAAAAACCAGGGTCCCCGATTCCAAACGTTACCGCAAAGAAATACTCGGCGCCGGGCAACGCCCTTTTCGCTCCACGCTGTTTCCTCCAGACAAACAAGTGGCCCGAGGAAGCAACATTGTTGAATTGCTGAATGAAATTACCGGAAACCTGAAATTGTAA
- a CDS encoding DUF3408 domain-containing protein yields MKEVDDNEFMKMVASGGNKPKKDENHPPADNSRKRKDAPVPENHISDYINTFIQRGSESEKSTVYLSKELISQLKNIMATIGGDKATLGGYVEAIIAAHFEQFKDEIIRLFNENIKQPFQ; encoded by the coding sequence ATGAAAGAAGTTGATGATAACGAGTTTATGAAAATGGTAGCTTCGGGGGGCAACAAACCCAAAAAAGATGAAAACCACCCACCGGCAGATAATTCGCGAAAAAGAAAGGATGCCCCTGTACCGGAAAACCATATATCCGATTATATCAATACGTTTATTCAAAGGGGAAGCGAAAGTGAAAAAAGCACGGTATATCTCAGTAAAGAACTGATTAGCCAACTCAAAAACATAATGGCAACCATTGGAGGGGATAAAGCTACTTTAGGCGGTTATGTGGAAGCCATTATCGCAGCACATTTTGAGCAATTTAAAGATGAAATTATCCGGCTTTTTAATGAGAATATCAAACAACCGTTTCAATGA
- a CDS encoding DUF6577 family protein, translating to MYLSKLKKKGKISTPSKGIYELGSISLFNPEVSSSLKKIHNKIKREFPYIIFCVWDSAWLNDLMQHQPFKHYMVVEVEKDASEPVFGFLNETLKNVFLNPDEEIFNRYIQNLDEVVIVKNLVSEAPLMETQKIVIPALEKLLVDMLTDTNLFSAQQNETEFIMNIAMEKFAINELKMKRYALRRNRENEVEKLINISLAKKQ from the coding sequence GTGTATTTGTCGAAGTTGAAAAAAAAGGGAAAAATCAGCACCCCATCCAAGGGGATTTATGAGTTGGGCAGCATATCCCTGTTCAACCCTGAAGTTTCAAGCTCTTTAAAAAAAATACACAACAAAATAAAACGGGAGTTTCCATACATCATTTTTTGTGTATGGGACAGCGCCTGGCTGAACGATTTGATGCAACACCAGCCATTTAAACATTATATGGTCGTCGAAGTGGAAAAAGATGCTTCCGAACCTGTTTTCGGGTTTCTCAATGAAACGCTCAAAAATGTCTTTCTGAACCCGGATGAAGAAATATTTAACAGGTATATCCAAAATCTGGATGAAGTTGTTATTGTCAAAAACCTGGTTTCAGAAGCTCCTTTAATGGAGACACAAAAGATAGTCATTCCGGCTTTGGAAAAACTTCTGGTTGACATGTTGACCGACACCAACCTCTTTTCAGCACAGCAAAACGAAACCGAGTTTATTATGAATATTGCAATGGAAAAGTTTGCAATAAACGAACTGAAGATGAAACGTTATGCCCTTCGCAGAAACAGGGAAAATGAAGTTGAAAAACTAATTAATATAAGTCTGGCAAAAAAACAGTGA
- a CDS encoding nucleotidyl transferase AbiEii/AbiGii toxin family protein, which produces MIDRKSHTIEWITNLRGKLGKRIDPKLIEKVIYALTFLEQLRLNNLEFVFKGGTALLLATETPRRFSIDIDIIILEAESKIRDVLDKISGLDMFIRWEDDNDRKHIPGAPVGHFKMFYKSVVDGREEPVLLDLLYAPDPYPQTREYPLKHNWLATSGEDTMVVLPTFEAILGDKLTAFAPKTTGILYSKNRPVEIIKQLYDIAFLFDRITDLDVTRNSYSKVVQEEIGYRNLEVNTDDVLKDTREACYTLAERNLKSEEFNHLQLGIKNFTNFTVERFAIDEAITAAAKVAYLTTLINNGENQKIERFKNPLEIREWLIEEQEFKKINKLKKTNPEAFFYWYKSLNKG; this is translated from the coding sequence ATGATAGATAGAAAATCACATACAATAGAATGGATTACCAACCTGAGAGGTAAATTAGGGAAACGCATTGACCCAAAACTGATTGAAAAAGTAATTTATGCTTTGACTTTCCTGGAACAGTTGCGGTTGAATAATTTGGAATTTGTTTTTAAAGGAGGGACAGCATTGCTGTTGGCAACAGAAACCCCCAGACGATTTTCGATTGATATAGATATTATTATCCTTGAAGCGGAAAGTAAAATCAGGGACGTCCTGGATAAGATAAGCGGGTTGGATATGTTTATCCGCTGGGAAGACGACAACGACAGGAAACATATTCCCGGCGCACCGGTCGGCCATTTTAAAATGTTTTATAAAAGCGTTGTTGATGGGCGTGAAGAACCTGTTTTGCTGGATTTATTGTACGCTCCGGACCCGTATCCCCAAACCAGGGAATACCCTTTAAAACACAATTGGCTGGCAACTTCAGGCGAAGACACAATGGTTGTTTTGCCAACGTTTGAAGCAATCCTTGGGGATAAACTAACCGCATTTGCACCAAAAACAACCGGTATCCTTTACTCCAAGAACCGTCCGGTGGAAATCATAAAACAGCTATACGATATTGCGTTTCTATTTGACAGGATAACCGACCTTGATGTAACCAGGAACAGTTATTCAAAAGTGGTTCAGGAAGAAATTGGCTACCGAAACCTGGAAGTAAATACGGATGATGTATTAAAAGATACCCGGGAAGCTTGTTACACACTCGCCGAAAGGAACTTAAAATCAGAAGAATTCAATCACCTACAATTGGGGATTAAAAACTTTACAAATTTTACGGTTGAGCGTTTTGCAATAGATGAAGCTATAACAGCCGCAGCGAAAGTGGCCTACCTGACTACCTTAATAAATAACGGGGAAAACCAGAAAATAGAAAGGTTTAAAAATCCGTTGGAAATCAGGGAATGGCTCATTGAGGAACAGGAATTTAAGAAAATCAACAAACTAAAAAAGACGAATCCCGAAGCTTTCTTTTATTGGTATAAGAGCTTGAACAAAGGCTAA
- a CDS encoding DUF4134 domain-containing protein has protein sequence MVKKVISFFVFVLSWVSLLAQGDGSAGITEATQMVTSYFDPATKLIYAIGAVVGLIGGVKVYNKFSSGDPDTSKVAASWFGACIFLIVAATILRSFFL, from the coding sequence ATGGTAAAAAAAGTAATCTCGTTTTTCGTATTTGTCCTTTCCTGGGTCAGTCTTCTGGCCCAGGGGGATGGCAGCGCCGGAATCACGGAAGCTACCCAGATGGTCACTTCGTACTTTGACCCGGCCACCAAATTGATTTACGCTATCGGTGCCGTAGTTGGCCTCATTGGGGGCGTAAAAGTTTACAACAAGTTCAGCAGCGGGGACCCGGATACTTCAAAAGTTGCAGCCTCCTGGTTCGGGGCGTGTATTTTCCTGATTGTGGCAGCTACCATTTTAAGGTCATTTTTCCTGTAA
- a CDS encoding DUF4133 domain-containing protein: MAEFTINKGINKPVEFKGLKSQYLFIFAGGLLGIIILFMVMYMSGVPQTACFGFTLITAPLLIWQTFSLNRKYGSHGLMKLQSVKRYPRRLINRRRVQKLLSRARLQQSH; this comes from the coding sequence ATGGCAGAATTCACAATCAACAAAGGCATAAACAAGCCAGTTGAATTTAAGGGGCTAAAAAGCCAGTACCTGTTCATATTTGCCGGTGGGCTGCTTGGTATCATCATCCTTTTTATGGTGATGTACATGAGTGGTGTTCCGCAAACTGCTTGTTTTGGGTTCACTTTAATTACCGCCCCATTGCTTATCTGGCAAACTTTTTCCCTTAACAGGAAATACGGCAGCCATGGGCTGATGAAACTACAGTCGGTAAAACGATACCCCCGCAGGTTGATAAACCGGCGAAGAGTTCAGAAACTGCTAAGTCGTGCCAGGTTACAACAATCGCATTAA
- a CDS encoding TraG family conjugative transposon ATPase — translation MRSILKKSTLEQKFPLLAVENGCILSKDADITVAFRVRLPELFTISAAGYETLHSAWCKALKVLPDYSVVLKQDWFCKENYTPEIPESKEISFLSRSFQRHFNERPFLNHYCYLMLTKTTKERSRQQSTFNSLARGFIVPKEVSDKETANRFLDAVSQFERIMNDSGFVTLERLSSAEIAGAEKESGIIEKYLALSQNSKPVLNDMRIDPGQMHIGDNALCLHTLSDVSDLPGKVATDCRYERLSTDRSSCRLSFASPVGLLLPCNHIYNQFVFIDNHEENLKRFEKMGRNMQSLARYGRGNLVNKEWIDLYLNEAHAQGLVSVRAHFNVMAWSDNPQELKMIKNNVGSQISLMGCQPRHNTVDVPTLYWSGIPGNAADFPAEESFYTFIEQACCFFTGETNYQNSLSPFGIKMVDRLTGKPLHVDISDLPMKKGIITNRNKFILGPSGSGKSFFTNHMVRQYYEQGTHILLVDTGNSYKGLCDLIHYKTRGEDGVYFTYTEDSPVAFNPFYTDDGVFDIEKRESIKTLILTLWKKDSEVPTRAEEVALSNAVNSFIRLIKKDKSTVPSFNTFYEFVRGDYREELRSKNVREKDFDVDNFLNVLEPYYKGGEYDFLLNSDKQLDLLNKRFIVFELDNIRDHKVLLPIVTIIIMETFINKMRRLKGIRKMILIEECWKALTSANMSEYIRYLFKTVRKYFGEAVVVTQEVDDIISSPIVKESIINNSDCKILLDQRKYMNKFDAIQGLLGLTEKEREQILSINMDNDPGRKYKEVWVGLGGVQSAVYATEVSAQEYFTYTTEETEKLELTRLTEKLGGNIEMAIKQLAESKQESSTY, via the coding sequence ATGAGAAGTATTTTAAAAAAAAGCACACTGGAACAAAAATTCCCGCTGCTAGCGGTGGAAAATGGTTGTATCCTTTCAAAAGATGCGGATATTACCGTTGCCTTCAGGGTTAGGTTGCCCGAACTCTTTACCATCAGCGCTGCCGGGTATGAAACATTGCATTCTGCGTGGTGCAAAGCCCTGAAAGTACTGCCCGATTATTCGGTTGTATTAAAACAGGACTGGTTCTGCAAGGAAAATTATACCCCGGAAATACCGGAGTCAAAAGAAATATCTTTTCTTTCACGAAGCTTCCAGAGGCATTTTAACGAACGGCCTTTCCTGAACCACTATTGTTACCTGATGCTGACAAAGACAACCAAAGAACGTTCAAGGCAGCAAAGTACGTTCAACAGCCTTGCCCGGGGTTTTATCGTCCCCAAGGAGGTTAGCGATAAGGAAACTGCAAACCGGTTCCTGGATGCGGTAAGCCAGTTTGAACGCATTATGAACGATAGTGGGTTCGTAACACTGGAAAGGCTTTCCTCAGCGGAAATTGCAGGTGCAGAAAAAGAGAGCGGTATTATCGAAAAATATCTTGCTCTTTCACAGAACAGCAAACCGGTATTAAATGACATGCGTATCGACCCCGGCCAGATGCATATCGGGGACAATGCCCTTTGTCTGCATACCCTTTCGGATGTGAGCGATTTACCGGGGAAAGTAGCCACGGACTGCCGGTATGAGCGGCTCTCTACAGACAGGAGCAGTTGCCGCCTGTCGTTTGCATCGCCAGTAGGGTTGCTTTTGCCCTGTAACCACATCTATAACCAGTTTGTGTTTATCGACAACCACGAAGAAAACCTGAAACGGTTTGAAAAGATGGGGCGCAATATGCAGTCGCTGGCCCGGTATGGGCGTGGCAACCTTGTAAACAAGGAGTGGATTGATTTGTACCTGAACGAAGCCCATGCACAGGGTCTGGTTTCGGTACGTGCCCATTTTAACGTGATGGCATGGTCGGACAACCCACAGGAATTGAAAATGATAAAAAACAATGTGGGTTCCCAAATCTCACTGATGGGATGCCAGCCGCGCCATAACACCGTCGATGTCCCAACCCTTTATTGGTCGGGCATCCCCGGCAATGCAGCAGACTTTCCGGCAGAAGAAAGCTTTTATACATTTATAGAGCAAGCCTGTTGTTTTTTTACCGGGGAAACCAATTACCAAAATTCCCTGTCACCGTTCGGGATTAAAATGGTTGACCGGCTCACCGGAAAACCATTGCATGTGGATATTTCCGATTTACCCATGAAAAAGGGAATTATCACCAACCGGAACAAGTTTATCCTTGGCCCGTCGGGAAGCGGTAAATCCTTTTTCACCAATCACATGGTCAGGCAATATTATGAACAGGGCACGCATATTTTACTCGTGGATACCGGGAACAGCTATAAAGGGCTGTGTGATTTAATCCACTATAAAACAAGGGGCGAAGACGGGGTTTATTTCACCTATACCGAAGACAGCCCGGTTGCTTTTAATCCTTTTTATACCGATGACGGGGTGTTTGATATTGAAAAAAGGGAATCCATCAAAACGCTTATCCTGACCCTTTGGAAAAAAGACAGCGAAGTCCCCACGCGAGCGGAAGAAGTGGCCTTGTCCAACGCTGTGAACAGTTTCATCCGGCTTATAAAAAAAGATAAAAGTACCGTTCCCTCGTTCAATACTTTTTACGAGTTTGTCAGGGGAGATTACCGGGAAGAACTGCGTTCGAAAAATGTCAGGGAAAAGGATTTTGACGTGGATAATTTCCTAAACGTGCTCGAACCTTATTACAAAGGGGGCGAATATGATTTTCTGTTGAACTCGGACAAGCAACTGGATTTACTCAACAAACGTTTTATCGTATTCGAGCTGGACAACATCCGTGACCATAAGGTTTTGCTCCCCATCGTGACCATTATCATCATGGAAACTTTCATTAATAAAATGAGGAGGCTGAAAGGTATCCGAAAGATGATATTGATTGAAGAATGTTGGAAGGCGCTGACTTCTGCCAACATGAGCGAGTACATTCGGTACCTGTTCAAGACAGTCCGAAAATACTTCGGCGAAGCGGTGGTGGTCACCCAGGAAGTGGACGACATTATCAGTTCTCCCATTGTAAAGGAAAGTATCATCAATAATTCGGATTGCAAAATCCTGCTCGACCAGCGCAAGTATATGAACAAGTTCGATGCAATACAGGGATTGCTTGGATTGACCGAAAAAGAACGCGAACAGATTCTTTCCATCAACATGGACAACGACCCCGGCCGGAAATACAAGGAGGTGTGGGTTGGACTGGGCGGGGTCCAGTCCGCAGTCTATGCCACAGAAGTTTCTGCGCAGGAATATTTTACATATACAACCGAAGAAACTGAAAAACTCGAACTCACCCGCCTGACGGAAAAGCTGGGCGGGAACATTGAAATGGCCATCAAACAGCTGGCCGAAAGCAAACAGGAATCTTCTACCTATTAA
- a CDS encoding DUF4141 domain-containing protein codes for MKTKLLISALLIALGTSGLKAQFVVTDPVNLAQSIVNSANEIVQTSSTVSNVIKNFQEVKKVYQQGKEYYDKLKAVHDLVKDAYKVQQTLLMIGEISDIYVSSFELMLQDKYYTAEELGAIAFGYTKLLEEGAATLKEMKDVISSTGLSMTDKERMDIVDRCYNAVKHYRNLTRYYTNKNISISLIRAEQEGDKARILALYGNAEDRYW; via the coding sequence ATGAAAACAAAATTATTGATATCCGCACTGCTCATTGCGCTTGGCACATCCGGGCTGAAAGCGCAGTTTGTGGTTACCGACCCGGTAAACCTTGCACAAAGTATCGTCAACTCTGCCAACGAGATTGTACAGACATCAAGCACGGTATCCAACGTAATAAAAAACTTTCAGGAAGTAAAAAAAGTTTACCAGCAGGGAAAGGAGTATTACGACAAACTCAAAGCGGTACACGACCTTGTAAAAGACGCTTATAAAGTACAGCAAACACTGCTCATGATTGGTGAGATTTCCGATATATATGTCAGCTCTTTTGAGTTGATGTTGCAGGATAAATATTACACCGCAGAGGAGCTGGGAGCTATTGCCTTTGGTTATACAAAGCTACTGGAAGAAGGGGCAGCTACCCTTAAAGAGATGAAAGACGTCATTAGCAGTACCGGGCTTTCCATGACCGATAAAGAGCGCATGGATATTGTTGACAGGTGCTATAACGCGGTGAAACATTACCGGAACCTCACCCGGTACTATACCAACAAGAACATTTCCATATCGCTCATCCGGGCAGAGCAGGAAGGTGACAAAGCACGGATACTGGCGCTTTACGGAAATGCTGAAGACCGGTACTGGTAA
- the traJ gene encoding conjugative transposon protein TraJ, translating into MDTFDNLHQALRVLYSEMMPLCSDMTAVAKGIAGLGALFYVAYRVWQSLARAEPIDVYPLLRPFAIGLCILFFPTIVLGTMNAVLSPIVRGTNGILESQVLDLEQLKKDKDTIEREKMLRNPDEAYLVSDEAFDKAIDELGWGPKDLVTIAGMYAERSWYNLKKSIQEAFLNLLELIFQAAALVIDCLRTFFLIVLSILGPIAFAFSVYDGFQNTLVTWLTRYISIYLWLPVADIFSSVLAKLQALMIQKDIAEMAADPNYIPQGTDGVYITFMLIGIVGYFTIPSVAGWIVQAGGMGNYGRNVNSAAMKGASVASGTAGAASGNITGKILKR; encoded by the coding sequence ATGGATACATTTGACAATTTACACCAGGCGCTACGGGTGCTTTATAGCGAAATGATGCCCCTTTGTTCGGACATGACAGCGGTTGCCAAAGGTATAGCCGGGCTGGGCGCTTTGTTTTATGTGGCTTACCGGGTATGGCAGTCGCTGGCTCGGGCAGAACCAATTGACGTTTACCCCTTGCTACGCCCTTTTGCCATTGGCCTGTGCATCCTGTTTTTCCCCACCATCGTCCTTGGAACAATGAATGCCGTATTAAGCCCAATCGTGCGAGGGACAAACGGCATACTGGAATCGCAGGTGCTGGACCTGGAACAACTGAAAAAGGATAAGGACACAATTGAACGGGAGAAAATGCTGCGAAACCCGGACGAAGCTTACCTTGTGAGTGATGAAGCATTTGACAAGGCCATCGATGAACTGGGATGGGGGCCAAAAGACCTTGTAACCATCGCCGGAATGTATGCCGAGCGAAGCTGGTATAACCTGAAAAAATCTATTCAGGAGGCTTTTCTCAATCTGTTGGAGCTGATATTCCAGGCTGCCGCTTTGGTAATTGACTGTCTGCGGACTTTCTTTTTAATTGTACTGTCCATTCTTGGGCCAATTGCATTTGCATTCAGTGTCTATGATGGTTTTCAGAATACACTTGTTACCTGGCTTACACGGTACATCAGCATTTACCTCTGGCTACCAGTGGCCGATATTTTTTCTTCCGTGCTGGCTAAGCTCCAGGCATTGATGATTCAAAAAGACATTGCAGAAATGGCTGCCGACCCGAACTATATCCCACAGGGTACTGACGGGGTGTACATTACTTTTATGCTTATCGGAATTGTCGGGTATTTTACCATCCCAAGTGTGGCCGGATGGATTGTACAGGCCGGTGGCATGGGAAATTATGGAAGAAACGTAAACAGCGCTGCAATGAAAGGGGCTTCTGTTGCATCTGGAACGGCTGGCGCTGCCTCCGGGAATATTACAGGAAAAATATTAAAACGATAA
- the traK gene encoding conjugative transposon protein TraK → MEFKPLKNIESSFKLIRLFAIIFVCASTIVTVYALWSSYSYAEAQRQKIYVLDQGKSLILALSQDLAQNRPVEAKDHIRRFHELFFTLSPDKDAIEHNINRAFYLSDKSVFTIYKDLVESGYFNRVISGNVTQRIWVDSISCNFNNYPYEATVYARQHIIREMTVTERRLVTSCRLRNTSRSDNNPHGFIIENFNIKENEDMSTWDR, encoded by the coding sequence ATGGAATTTAAACCTTTAAAGAATATAGAAAGCAGTTTTAAGCTGATACGGCTGTTCGCCATCATCTTTGTTTGTGCCAGTACAATTGTAACTGTTTATGCTCTCTGGAGTTCGTACAGCTATGCTGAGGCCCAGCGTCAAAAAATTTATGTACTCGACCAGGGAAAATCGCTGATACTGGCCCTTTCGCAGGATTTGGCACAAAACAGGCCGGTGGAGGCCAAAGACCATATCAGGCGTTTTCATGAACTTTTTTTTACACTTTCGCCAGACAAGGATGCCATTGAACACAACATCAACCGTGCCTTTTACCTCTCGGACAAAAGTGTTTTTACCATTTACAAAGACTTGGTAGAAAGCGGGTATTTCAACCGGGTGATTTCGGGCAACGTAACCCAAAGGATATGGGTTGACAGCATTTCGTGCAACTTTAATAACTATCCTTACGAAGCTACGGTTTATGCACGGCAACATATTATCCGGGAAATGACAGTTACTGAACGCAGGCTGGTTACATCCTGCCGGTTGCGCAATACTTCGCGCAGCGACAATAACCCGCACGGGTTTATCATTGAAAATTTCAATATAAAGGAAAATGAAGATATGTCAACGTGGGACAGATAG
- a CDS encoding TraL conjugative transposon family protein has protein sequence MEGISGISTSFRRRLKNACEKLTQRQRKLTVWVLLIVFTVLVLGSVSDIFRNGPKLSEPKHIVPLKILENSKDTVSHKITNNEKKQQ, from the coding sequence ATGGAAGGAATATCCGGCATCAGTACTTCTTTTCGGCGCAGGTTAAAGAATGCCTGTGAAAAGCTTACACAAAGGCAACGCAAGCTAACTGTTTGGGTTTTGCTTATTGTATTTACTGTTTTGGTTTTGGGTTCCGTTTCGGACATTTTCCGAAATGGGCCAAAACTTTCAGAACCAAAGCATATTGTTCCTTTGAAAATATTGGAGAACTCCAAGGACACGGTTTCACATAAAATCACAAATAATGAAAAAAAACAACAATAA